One part of the Haemophilus parainfluenzae genome encodes these proteins:
- a CDS encoding formate/nitrite transporter family protein produces MQHRDLYPHEILQDVIDKSYAKSQGHLKTLSILSFLGGGYVSFGYMAYLKVVSGIPPEWGGLATLLGAAVFPICLICILIGGGELATGNMMMMALGRLTKRVSLKKLFRNWIVVSLGNLLGALFMAYFLGHYVGLSEGAASAKTIAIAEAKVQMDFGRAFISAIACNWMVCMGIWFYFGAKQTSGRILAMWFPVMIFVLIGLQHFVANMFIIPAGIFAGANVTWSQFFFNMIPVFLGNVTGGAAFVGASYLYAYRHLLKEDYCI; encoded by the coding sequence ATGCAGCATCGCGATCTTTATCCCCACGAAATCTTACAAGATGTTATTGATAAAAGTTATGCTAAGTCGCAAGGACACCTAAAAACACTCTCTATTTTAAGTTTTTTAGGTGGCGGCTATGTGAGTTTTGGTTATATGGCCTATTTAAAAGTCGTGAGTGGTATTCCTCCTGAGTGGGGAGGGCTGGCGACATTACTTGGTGCGGCCGTGTTTCCGATTTGTTTAATTTGTATTCTAATCGGTGGTGGTGAATTAGCCACGGGAAATATGATGATGATGGCATTAGGCCGTTTAACCAAAAGAGTAAGCCTTAAAAAATTATTTCGTAACTGGATTGTCGTGAGTTTGGGTAACCTGCTCGGTGCGCTGTTTATGGCCTATTTCTTAGGGCATTATGTCGGTTTATCAGAAGGTGCTGCCTCTGCTAAAACCATTGCTATTGCCGAAGCTAAAGTGCAAATGGATTTTGGTCGTGCCTTTATTTCTGCTATTGCCTGTAACTGGATGGTCTGCATGGGTATTTGGTTCTATTTTGGTGCCAAACAAACCTCTGGTCGTATTCTCGCCATGTGGTTCCCAGTGATGATTTTTGTGCTTATCGGATTACAACACTTTGTCGCTAATATGTTTATTATTCCTGCCGGGATTTTTGCTGGTGCTAATGTGACTTGGAGCCAATTCTTCTTCAATATGATTCCTGTCTTTTTAGGCAATGTCACGGGTGGTGCAGCATTTGTCGGTGCATCTTATCTTTATGCCTATCGTCATTTATTAAAGGAAGATTATTGTATTTAG